One Mobula birostris isolate sMobBir1 chromosome 4, sMobBir1.hap1, whole genome shotgun sequence DNA window includes the following coding sequences:
- the LOC140196074 gene encoding amphiregulin-like codes for MVRLHITLLALLLTAGCTVRGSPRDEEESKTVTALGVPDSSVSTTSHGVTPQLVPERFTDSEEEEEEEEEDDEEDYSEDYELSGSEELYDVTSPARVQAVVKPEGKDQKKNNSKNLKGKRKKNKNGKRKRNFCKTIYKDYCIHGKCKYLKELNKPSCICLPGYQNERCGIQVLHTGKNKKQFHDLSVTLIVVGVALAIFTLTAVTVAVTLHLRRKMRVEGETVNEEKQKLRSENGIVV; via the exons ATGGTCAGGCTGCACATCACGCTGTTAGCTCTGCTGCTAACTGCAG GTTGTACAGTTAGAGGATCTCCTCGGGACGAGGAGGAGAGTAAAACAGTGACGGCGTTGGGGGTTCCAGATTCCAGTGTCTCCACCACCAGCCATGGTGTCACCCCGCAACTCGTCCCCGAGCGATTCACGGACTccgaggaagaggaggaggaggaggaagaagatgaTGAGGAGGATTATTCAGAAGACTATGAGCTCTCGGGGTCGGAAGAGCTTTACGACGTAACGTCACCAGCAAGAG TTCAAGCTGTCGTGAAACCCGAAGGCAAAGACCAAAAGAAAAATAACTCAAAAAATCTTAAGGGCAAGAGGaagaaaaataaaaatggaaaaaggAAGCGAAATTTCTGCAAAACCATTTACAAAGATTACTGCATCCATGGAAAGTGCAAGTACCTGAAAGAACTGAATAAGCCCTCTTGCAT ATGTCTTCCTGGATATCAGAACGAGCGTTGTGGGATACAAGTATTGCACACCGGCAAAAACAAGAAGCAGTTCCACGATCTCTCCGTAACGCTGATAGTTGTAGGTGTTGCTCTGGCCATCTTCACACTAACTGCTGTGACAGTTGCCGTGACATTGCA TTTAAGAAGGAAAATGAGAGTTGAAGGTGAAACCGTGAATGAGGAGAAACAGAAACTGAGATCTGAAAACGGAATCGTGGTTTAG